Within Candidatus Marinimicrobia bacterium CG08_land_8_20_14_0_20_45_22, the genomic segment TATCGAGCGGTTTTTAATCGAGTTTATCCGGATCAATCCAAGATATGCGTTCGGATTGAGTTCTGCCCAATATACATCTGTTGGCATTGTGCTGATGGGTGTTATTCTACTGGTTTTTTTTACAAAAGAAAAAACGAAGCAGAAATCGAAAATGAGTAAATCATGAGCATGACGCCATTTGTGCCTACTCGAAGGTATTTTACCGGTTCTTTTCCTTGCGGAATTTGTGGATCTTTAATACTTTTCTGTCGGTTTTTCGACGAAAACTTTGAGGAAAAATGAATAAACCATCAGTCTTAGAAACATCTTTCCGTTGCTATCAGTTTTTAAAAGTGGACGATTTATCAAAATCAACTCAGCAAAATGCGTAATCTGATTTTACTGGTTGTTTATTTCATTGTAGCAATAACGGTCTGGTTAAATTACCGAAACGGTGGTTTTCGTTGGAATGTTGAAAATATTCGTTTGGATAAATTTCGATTTCCTCGTCATTTTTTATGGGGAGCCTCAACTTCCGCTTATCAGGTCGAAGGTGGAACCGTTCAAACAGACTGGAATCTTTGGGAAAATTCGTTCGACATGGATGGTATTCCCCGAGTTAAAAATGGACAAACCATAGGCATTGCAGTCGATCATTTGAATCGTTTTCGGGACGACATTCGTCTGTTAAAAAGTCAAGGCGGCAACGTCTATCATTTTTCTGTCGAGTGGAGCCGGATAGAACCTGCGTCTGGGCAGTGGAATCGCGAAGCGCTCGATCATTATCTGAAGATGTGTGAGTTTTTGCGCCAAGAGTCCATTACGCCGATCGTCTCGCTCCATCATTTTTCATCGCCAATCTGGTTTTACGAACGTGGGGGTTTTGAAAATCCGGATTCCGTTAAACGATTTACCGATTATGCCTATCATGTTGGAGAATCGTTGGGAAAGTATGTCGATTTTTGGGCGACTATCGATGAACCATCTGCCTATGCGATGAACGGATGGCTGAAAGGAATTTATCCGCCGGGGCAAACCGATCCATCGCTTTGTGGGCGTGTACTGTCGAATGTTCTGAAAGCGCATTCCGAAGCTTATTATGCAATTCACGATATTGACCGATCGGACGCTGATGGAGACGGAATTCCGTGTCAGGTTGGACTTATACAGAACGTACCGATTTTCGATCCGGCACGCAGATGGTTAATTACCGATTGGCTTGCCGCTTGGAATAAAGACCAACAGGCAAATCAGTCTGTCATCAACGTGTTGTTGACAGGGAAATTTACTTTTAGAACTGCAAAGGGTTTTTCATTTCGGGAAGATTATCCTCGTCTTGAAAATTCTGTCGATTGGATTGGCGTGAATTATACTTGCGAAGAAGAGTGCAAATTTCAATGGAATCACGGACTCGAAATAAAATCTGGTGCCAGTTTGATGTTGCCGATTGCCGACAACGGATGGACAATTTATCCGGCTGGGTTGTATCGCGCAATTCGCACCGTTAGCCGTCTGGGTGTTCCGATTTATATCACGGGGAATGTCGTTGATTCCAGCGATCCAGTTACACGGCGTCGCTATCTTTTAGAACACATCGATGCTGTTAATGAGGCAATATCTGATCAATATGATGTTCGCGGTTATCTTTATGGCTCGTTACTGGATGGCTTTGAATGGACAGAAGGTTATGAAAGGAAATTTGGATTGTTTCATGTAAATCGTGATACACAGGAACGGAAATTGAAAGAAGGCAATGAAATTTTTAGCGAGATTATTGCCGCTTGCGAAAAATAATCTTTGATGGTTTATTTGATTTTGATAAGGAGTCATCATGTATTTGAAAACATATTTGATAACATTCATCATGATTAGCGCCGCTGTTTCTGCGCCGATACCTAAGAGAGCCTTGACAATCGACGATCTGCTGGCTTGCCAAAGAGTTTTAGCTCCGCAGTTTTCTCCCGATGGGAAACGGATCGCCTTTGCGTTAACTTCGATGAGTGTCACCGAAAATAAAAGTCACACAGAACTTTGGAGTGTCGGCACCGATGGAAACGGACTGAAGCAGATGACTTCTCACACGGCATCCAGCACATCGCCCTTATGGTCTCCAGATGGGAAAAAACTGGCTTTTCTGTCCGCACGTTCTGGAGTGATGCAAATCTGGATTCTTCCGTCGGATGGTGGTAAACCGGAGCAACTGACAACCCATTTTACGGGAGTGAACGACTTTGTATGGTCAAATGATGGTCAATATATCGCATTTTCATCAAGAGTCTATCCGGATAGCTCGGATCAGAAAACCGCAGAGGAACGTGATAAAGCCACAGAACAAAGTCTTGTCAAAGCGCGTGTTTATGACGATCTGATGTTCAGACATTGGGATGAGTGGTGGGATCATAAACGTAGCCATCTATTCGTTCTGGATGTTCAGACGCGCGAATTTACCGACGTGACACCCGGAAATTTTGATGCGCCGCCGATTGCGCTTGGCGAAGGTTATACTTTTTCGCCGGATTCAAAAGAATTGGTTTTTACAAGTAATCACGAACCGGTAGTTGCCATCAGCACAAACAATGACATTTGGTCGGTACCAGTTTCCGGCGGAACGACAACGTTAATAACCTCGCCGGTCAAAGATCGTGATTTCAAGGGAAACGATCAGCAACCGAAATTTTCAGCAGATGGAAAATATTTAGCATTTTTATCCATGAAGCGCGCAGGATATGAAGCCGATAAAAAGGATTTGTTTCTGAAAAATCTGAGAACTGGTGAACTTAAAAATATTACTGAAAAAATAGATATTTCGGTTTCGACTTACCAGTGGTTGCCAGTATCCGAGAATCTAATTCTCGAAGCCGAACAAGAAGGACGAGACGGATTATTTTTGCTGGATATTCGTTCGCTGAAACTCAAACCAATTGTCTCGGATGGAGCAAATTCATCCGTTACAGTTAGCCCGGACGGAAAATCAATCGCCTATCTGCATCAGATAACAACGATGCCCAACGAGATTTGTATTACGACGCTTTCCGATGGGAAAAGCAAACAGTTAACGAATTTCAATTCAGAACTGTTAGCCGATGTTGATATGAATCCGATCGAAGATTTTCGGTTTATCAGTAAGGATAAGACGCAAATTCATGGATTCCTGATCAAGCCGCCGCACTTCGATAAGACGAAAAAATATCCAATGGTAATGATGGTTCACGGTGGCCCACAAGGTCAGTGGAATGACAGTTGGCATTATCGTTGGAATCTCCAATTATGGGCGGCGCAAGGCATTGTAATCGTTGCTATCAATCCGCGTGGAAGCACCGGATACGGTCAGAAGTTTACCGAAGCGATTTCGCTGGATTGGGGTGGAAAACCGTTTGAGGATTTGGTCGCTGGCGAAAAGTACGTGATCGAGAATTTTGCTTTTATCGATAAAGAAAGATTGGCGGCGGCTGGCGCATCTTATGGCGGGTATATGATGAACTGGATGGAAGGACACATGGATGATTTTAAATATCCATTCAAAACTCTTGTCAATCATGACGGTTCGTTCAATTTGTACGCGATGTATTTGACGACGGAAGAATTATGGTTTCCTGAATGGGAATACGGCGGTGTGTTCTGGAACTCTCCGGAACAGTATGAAAAATATTCGTGTGATAATTACATCAAGAATTTTAAAACCCCGATGTTGGTGATTCATGGCGAGAAAGACTACCGGCTTGACTTCAGTCAAGGGCTAATGGTTTTTACATCTTTACGAAGAATGGGGGTGCCGGCAAAGTTGGTATTGTTTCCCGATGAGGGACACTGGGTTCTCAAACCACATAATAGCCGTTTTTGGCATCAGACCGTTTTTGAATGGCTGAAATCCTATCTTCAATGATGGAGCAAAATATTGACCAGCAACCCGAAGTAATGGAAGTGCTTTTAATCCAAACCAGTTTTGTCTATTTTATATAAGTTTTACAAATATATTATTTCAGTTTAATGGAGTTTAAGTCATGCAGAAAATTCTCAACCGAAGCGAAATCCTGACAGAGAAAATCAACCCGAAAAGCGAAATGATCGATACCTTTAGCACCGAACAGATCATCCGATTGATCAATGAAGAGGATGGGACGGTTTATTTAGCGGTTCAAAAAGCGATTCCACAGATTGTTCAAGCGACTGAGATCGTGAGCAAAGCTTTCAAAACCGGTGGGAGACTTCGGTATATCGGAGCCGGGACGAGCGGACGGTTGGGAGTTTTAGACGCGAGCGAATGTCCGCCGTCTTTTTCCGTTCCGATTGATTTGGTACAGGGAATGATCGCCGGAGGTTGGATTGCATTGCGTCAAGCCGTTGAAGGTGCTGAAGATTTTACCGAAAACGGCGTCGAAGATTGTAAGGCAAACGGTCTTCAACCAACAGATGTCCTCATGGGAATTGCTACCGGAGGAACGACACCGTACGTGCACGGCGCTATCCAATATGCTCGGTCAATCGGCTGTAAGACGATCTTTTTTACCTGCACACCCAAAGAAGGACTTGGCGTCGTCGCTGATGTCATTATCGAAGTGCTGGTCGGACCGGAATTAATAACAGGATCAACGCGCTTGAAAGCTGGCACTGCTACGAAAATGGTGCTCAACATGATCACGACGACGGCGATGATTAAAACAGGTAAGGTCTATGGCAATTATATGATCGATCATCAGGCAATTAACTCGAAATTGGTTGATCGCGGCACACGGATCATTTCTGAATTGACTGGGTTAAGCTATCAGGATGCTTATGATGCGCTGATGAAGGCAGATAAACATGTTAAAGAAGCTGTTGTAATGGTCAAGAAAGGCATTTCT encodes:
- a CDS encoding S9 family peptidase — translated: MYLKTYLITFIMISAAVSAPIPKRALTIDDLLACQRVLAPQFSPDGKRIAFALTSMSVTENKSHTELWSVGTDGNGLKQMTSHTASSTSPLWSPDGKKLAFLSARSGVMQIWILPSDGGKPEQLTTHFTGVNDFVWSNDGQYIAFSSRVYPDSSDQKTAEERDKATEQSLVKARVYDDLMFRHWDEWWDHKRSHLFVLDVQTREFTDVTPGNFDAPPIALGEGYTFSPDSKELVFTSNHEPVVAISTNNDIWSVPVSGGTTTLITSPVKDRDFKGNDQQPKFSADGKYLAFLSMKRAGYEADKKDLFLKNLRTGELKNITEKIDISVSTYQWLPVSENLILEAEQEGRDGLFLLDIRSLKLKPIVSDGANSSVTVSPDGKSIAYLHQITTMPNEICITTLSDGKSKQLTNFNSELLADVDMNPIEDFRFISKDKTQIHGFLIKPPHFDKTKKYPMVMMVHGGPQGQWNDSWHYRWNLQLWAAQGIVIVAINPRGSTGYGQKFTEAISLDWGGKPFEDLVAGEKYVIENFAFIDKERLAAAGASYGGYMMNWMEGHMDDFKYPFKTLVNHDGSFNLYAMYLTTEELWFPEWEYGGVFWNSPEQYEKYSCDNYIKNFKTPMLVIHGEKDYRLDFSQGLMVFTSLRRMGVPAKLVLFPDEGHWVLKPHNSRFWHQTVFEWLKSYLQ
- the murQ gene encoding N-acetylmuramic acid 6-phosphate etherase; this translates as MQKILNRSEILTEKINPKSEMIDTFSTEQIIRLINEEDGTVYLAVQKAIPQIVQATEIVSKAFKTGGRLRYIGAGTSGRLGVLDASECPPSFSVPIDLVQGMIAGGWIALRQAVEGAEDFTENGVEDCKANGLQPTDVLMGIATGGTTPYVHGAIQYARSIGCKTIFFTCTPKEGLGVVADVIIEVLVGPELITGSTRLKAGTATKMVLNMITTTAMIKTGKVYGNYMIDHQAINSKLVDRGTRIISELTGLSYQDAYDALMKADKHVKEAVVMVKKGISLEEARRLIREHDGFVRFAFE